The genomic interval TCCGGATCAGCTATGGATAGACCTGGATCCCACTTCTGTGGCAGGTAAAACGAGAAGTAATCCGTATCAAAGCGAAGATGAGGGTTTTAAAAAAGCTATCGAGATTGCGCGTGCAGCAAAGGAGGTACTAGATAAAAGGAAAATAAAAGGGTTTCTAAAAACTTCGGGAAAGACAGGCATCCATATCTACCTGCCGTGCACGCAAATAGATTTTACCCAAAGCCGTATAATTGCATCACATCTATGTGATGAAATACATGAACTGGTCCCTGACATCAGCACACGTAACGAAAGTAAAAATGCGCGGGGCAATAAAGTCTATATCGATGCTGGCCAAAATGACTATGCAGATACACTGGCAGCACCCTACTCTATCAGGCCTTACCACCAGCCGTTAATATCCACCCCGCTGGACTGGAAGGAATTGCGCCCCAGTTTAGACCGATGGGCATTCAATATGGAGACAATTCACGCCAGGCTAAGCAAGAAAGGAGATTTATTCAAAGGCGTTCTGGACCGGAAATTAGCCGTCGTTAACACCAGATTGTTGCTCAAACATTATCCCTAGCATATGGCAGTACGACTAGCTTCAAATCGTTAGGCGAATAGTTAAAAGACCGATCAAAATATTTGTCGTGCCCAATACATAAACAATCGCATATAAATCTCAGATCCTTGTTGAATTCGCCTGGTTTCCTTGGTCCCCAATTCACCAACTTACAATATACGTCTCCCACGACGGCATCAGTTGGTGTAGGTTGCCTTTTATCTAATGAAGAAATCCGGAATGCGAAACGGAAAGGTGCCCCTACTAAACTTTCATATCCCTGGGCAATAGCCGATATCGCTTCATAATGTTGCCCCACCTCTAATCTCATGACGCCAAATTACTAATTTTTTTAGCATCTTAATAGAGCAGTACAAACTGGTGATATATTTTGATGCACCTTCTTCTATCACTATAGCTTTTACTTTCCATGAAACAAATGCGTATTCACCAACTGTCCCACCACTTTTGGTAACAAAATTAACTTTCTGTCATACTGGAAGGGCACAACTCCAGCAGACGGTATATCAGTCTATAAAAATCAATACTACGCTTGATGCCTATCACGATCAGGAATTGGAGAGACATTCCAAGGCTTATTGGGAGATGACCTTGTAGCCCTATGTCAATGGCAAATCTGCTATTTCGAGAAGCGTTGAGTCATAAGATACAACGTTGCCTAAACCAATCACTTTATAATCCGAATCTTCAATGCCTTGAGTTGAACCTGTAAACTCCCACATTCCATCATCTTCGTGATGAAACACGTTCAGTATTGGTTCTGCTCTTTGGAATACCCACTTGGTAATAATAACCGCAGTATTTGCTTATTCTTTAAAACGTTTCATTCATGGAATTTGACTGTTAACATCGATGTAATATAAATGTAATCTACATTTGACACGTTCCATCAATAACAAATCTATTTCACAAAATTTATTTGATTTCTATGTTCATCTGAAAGACAAGACTCCTCATAATTCCACTTTCCCTGATCCTCTCCATTCTGTAAAAAGATTTTTATCGGCCGATAATCAACATTTTTACGGATATTAACAGCCAAAAGATTCATTTCTTTTAGCATAGTGGTTTTACATCCAAATGTTTCTTCAAACTCTTTGTTGATCTCTCTACGAAATACTTCGTCTTCTATTACTAATCTGACTGTACTGTTTCCAGAATATTCAATAAACTCATCGAAGTAATACTTATCGTCTCCCTGGTCATATTCGACACTAATAATGTCACTGAGGGAGATATTTTTAGCAATACACGGTATGTTATCAAGAATATAATTCTCACTATCTTTATTACACCACATCGTTTCCGTGTGATATTCGTCACCTTCTAATGCTTGAAGGAAATGTACTTTGATCTGTTCCGTATTCATTGTTGGATTCTATTTGATTTTGCGTTATTACAATCGGGGCGGGGTTATGGAGTACGAGTACTATTCAGGCATCAGGGAATAATAAACTTCGATCCGTCGACGGTCATGGTGGCCCGCGTTTTATTAACCCAGTTGATGAAATTTTTTGTACCATAAATATCTGTTAATATACTTTTATCCTTCACTAGAAACGCCTTCTTAAAGGCTTTAAATATATTGTCTGCCCAGAATAAGAATTCTTCATCCTTTTGGAAAAGGCCATCGCCTTCATAATACCGCGGAACAAAATACAGTCTGCTCCTATGAAGTTCTTTGTCGCTATAAGGATAAAAGCCGCCAATGGAAAATTCAATAGCATTACTTTTTGTTGTGTCTATAGAATATTCCTGCCTGGTATCAAGATATGTAAATATCAGCGTTTCCAGATACTCTGGTCTGCAAAGGCAAACCTGAAATACAAAATCCAGATTTTCTTCCACGTCATAGTAAACGGGTTGCCCCGCATTACGGGTTTTCGTCTTAATAACTTCACAACCCTTATCTGTGAGAAATTTAATCACATCAGCCAGATCTTCTGGTGCTAAAAAGAAATTTACCTGTTTTGATCTCATTTGAATTTGAAAATTAAAATATCAATTATATGCTACAAACCTGGGACGCTGTATACTTGCATTTCGTACATCATCCATAACATTTACTTTCCATAAAACAGCCGTTCCATTTGTGTTTGCCTACCTTGACCTGGTCTTTTGTTTCAGTTTTTCTCTGATCGGTGATTTATTCGATTTTTCGGCTAATAAAGCAGAGATAAAACTGCACGTTACTTAAAGAGAGGGAGGACCTTTTGTGAGTCCCCCTTTTGTCAGAGCTATTTTATACTACTCTTGATGCCTGTCCCGATCAGGAATTGGAGACAATTTCCAAGGATCGCTCGGTGATGATCTTACTGCCCTATGCCCTAACGGTAAGTCTGCTACTTCATAAATTCCGGGATCAATAATAACCAATTCCAATCAGCGTCTTCTACTGCCTGGGTGCCTCCTGTAAATTCCCAAGCTCCATCTTCCTCGTGATGAAACACATTTAATATAGGTTTACCTTTGTTGGTGACAAATCGTGTCATAAACACAAGCGTAATTGGTTTATCGTTAAAAGTCTTCCTTGCTTACGCTTATATGTTTATTTTGTCATGCCAATTCTCTTTCATAAGGACAACCCTAGAATTACTGTTACTATTCGAACCGTCATCTGTCGTTTACTTGATATTGGCAGGAAAGTGATACAGAGAAAAATTCTCTTGTTTTTTTCTCCACAACACCGGCGTCTAAAACCAATGGTGCCTAAAATTTATCCGGACATTTTATCTAAAGAGAACGTGAGGAAGCCTACAATGTAACTTCTTCTCGTTCTCTTTTTTTTAATGTTCTGAATTAAATACTAGTCTCGCGCAGAGTCAAATTGTACTAATAATTCTATCTACAATTACGTCTTCCTTGCCACGATCGTCTCTATGTCAATTATAAGTTCCAAAAATCACCATGTTATCCTTTTTAAAAACCCAATATTTCCAAATGCCATCATCTTCATACGGAAGATAGTCCGTATATGCATAGTGGTCTGTCAATTTTACAGAAAAATCAGTATGTCTGTCAGTTAGGTATTCCTCTAAAAGATCTTTTAAAAAAACCTCTTTATCCTGTGGCGGATAATAAATTGAAAATTGAAGTACACCAATAGAGTTATTACCATCGAACAAAGCAATAATGCCGTCATTATTTTCGACAGTCCAATCATCAGGAAAGGAAAAGCCAAAGTTATTGGTTTTATGTTTATACAGCTGCATGCTGAAAATTATTTAAAACGGAAGGTAGAATTGTTATGGCTTCGATGGTGCCGGTGATACCAACGAAAGGGTCGGTGGATCTTTTCGTTTCATTCTTAGCAAAAAAGAAGGTGCCTCAACAACTTGAGACACGCATTTGTTTTGAGTTCACTTTTTTTATCAGTTATCTATCAGACATTTCTTTTTCACGACATCAAATAGTTCTTTGTTCTTGTAAAATTTACCTTCTTTTTTGTTGAAAAACACTCCACTTATATCAGTACAGTATTCGACGCCCTTATGTTCAAATTCAAATCTTATCACGGCCCTGACATCCATAGATCTCCGCGCAGTTGCAACAAATTTACGCCTATACAAGTTTAATTTAGGAAGCTCACTGTCTTCTAATACAATCGTGTGAAGCGTTTCTTTGAAAGTAGGTCTAAATGCCTCACAAGTAACATTTTCACCTGTCGTAGTCGTAAATTCTTCATATTCTATTACAACCTTCTTAAGTCTTTGGCTGTTTGTTTGCCCATATGAAAAGTTAACGACACAAAAACATGTAACAATCAAAGCAAATATAAAAGTTCTCATTTGTTTGTCTTTCAGCTTAATAAATCAGACAGCTTGGCCATTAACACCTTCATCTGTCCCCAAAAACAGTAGAAATGAAAGCCACCTCAATAACAAAGGAGGCGGCTTCACTTCATCTAACTTATTTTACGTATCAATATATTTTATATTGCTTCAATTATTTCATCGACGACCTTTTCCTCCAGGCCACGCTGTTCTTTATCACAATTATAGGTACCAAAAATGATTGCTTCGTCTTTCCTAATCACCCAGTACTTCATGTACGATCCGTTTTCTTCCAATAGATAATCAGTATAAACATAGTGCTTGCCTTCATGTATATCAAAGTCATTATGATTGTCACTCACAAAATCTATCAACTCATTTTTCAGAGATACAGATCCTGCATCCGGTGGGTAATAGACCGAAAATTGTAACACTCCTAGTGAGTTCACATAATTGTACATTGTTATGAGATTATTCTCGGTCTGATCCAATTCCCAGTCATTAGGAACCAGGAAATTTAAATTTGTGTTTTTATAATTGTAATACTCCATGTCAAAACTTTTAAGCGAAAAAGAATGCAAGCAAATTTCATGTTTCTGCCTTTATAAACCAAGTTAAGGTGTTGGTGGTGTTGGTGGCGTCGGCCGATTTGGTGGATTTGATGATGGAGGATCATAGTAAATTACTCGTCCAGGCTTGCCGGTAGCTCTTTCATACTTTTTTATTTGTGATGCGCCCTTTGCGCGTCCAGACGGCGTATTCGGCTTGTATTCAAGTGGATTTCCACCTGGGGTAACGACATCTGGTACAACTGTTTGCCCAGTAAGGGGATCTATTAATCGTGGTTCCGATTGCCAATTTGGTTTAGCTTTCACTTTGTTAGCGAGCTCTGCATGCTTCAGGCTTCCATATCTCGCTTTGCTTGCTGTAGCCGGATTATTCATTCCCCTCAAGGTGGGGGCTGAAGTTGGCGGAGCTTCTACAGTTGGGGCTGTTGCCGCCGGAGCTTGACCTATTCCTTTTGCAGCCCCTTTCAATGCACCGAGTCCTCTTGATGCGCCTTCCGTCACTAATGCAAGTGACGCTTGTCCTGCTGCTTTACCCACAACTTTCCCAGCACCATAGCTGCCTTCATTTACCACTGTCCGAACATTGTCGATTGCATTATAGGCAGAACTCATAACGCCTAATGGGTCTACTAATCTTATAGCTATATTCCGGACTGTATATTGGCTTTTTAAAGTTTC from Chitinophaga filiformis carries:
- a CDS encoding DUF4265 domain-containing protein → MNTEQIKVHFLQALEGDEYHTETMWCNKDSENYILDNIPCIAKNISLSDIISVEYDQGDDKYYFDEFIEYSGNSTVRLVIEDEVFRREINKEFEETFGCKTTMLKEMNLLAVNIRKNVDYRPIKIFLQNGEDQGKWNYEESCLSDEHRNQINFVK